One window from the genome of Paenibacillus azoreducens encodes:
- a CDS encoding zinc metallopeptidase, giving the protein MMYLLIIIAFGFSLWAQFRVQGTFKKWSTVPSQSGMTGYDAARHMLDSNGLHDIPIEPVRGALSDHYDPIHRVVRLSEPVYYENSISAISVACHEVGHAIQHKQHYPMLVLRHRIFPIVNFASGIAPLLIIAGFLFQWAGLLGLGIVFFSVAVAFQLITLPVEFNASNRARDIMVSEGYITNDEERGVAKVLNSAALTYVAAALISVLELLRYIMIFANNNRD; this is encoded by the coding sequence ATGATGTATCTTCTCATAATTATTGCGTTCGGGTTTTCCCTTTGGGCTCAATTCCGGGTACAGGGAACTTTTAAAAAATGGTCCACGGTACCTTCCCAAAGCGGCATGACAGGATATGATGCGGCACGGCATATGCTGGACAGCAACGGCCTTCATGATATCCCGATCGAACCGGTCCGCGGCGCATTGTCCGATCATTATGATCCAATCCACCGCGTTGTGCGTTTGTCCGAACCGGTATACTATGAAAATTCGATTTCAGCGATTTCGGTAGCCTGCCATGAAGTTGGCCACGCTATTCAGCACAAGCAGCATTATCCGATGCTGGTGCTCCGTCATCGGATTTTCCCGATCGTCAACTTCGCTTCGGGAATCGCTCCTTTGCTGATCATCGCTGGGTTTCTGTTTCAATGGGCGGGATTGCTCGGACTCGGCATCGTTTTCTTCTCCGTTGCCGTCGCCTTTCAGCTGATTACTCTGCCGGTCGAATTTAACGCAAGCAACCGCGCACGCGACATCATGGTTTCGGAAGGTTACATTACCAATGATGAAGAACGGGGCGTTGCCAAAGTGCTGAACTCCGCGGCTCTTACGTACGTTGCTGCCGCGCTGATCTCGGTTCTGGAACTCCTCCGATACATTATGATTTTCGCGAATAATAACCGGGACTAA
- a CDS encoding LysR family transcriptional regulator codes for MELRQLQYFLKVAQKEHVTQASEELHVAQSAVSRQIHQLEEELGVQLFMQKGRNLQLTPVGQLFCKRVDSILKELDKAVVEVHEFLDPEQGEIRIGFPHSLGIHLIPSVVAEFKRRYPNVKFRFKQGMFPSLIRDVISAEVDLAFISPFPEKHEQVEGEVMLTEELYAILPPNHPLAKEESIKLDQLKDDKFVLFSKGYSLRPIVWHACLEAGFTPKIAFEGEETDTIRGLVAAGMGVSILPEMALFQTNPLQPARVRISEPKVTRTIGLIHRSDDKLPRVAQAFRTFLLTYFGLQQQNENPKNTPVGS; via the coding sequence GTGGAACTAAGACAGTTGCAGTATTTTTTGAAAGTTGCGCAGAAGGAGCATGTCACTCAGGCGTCGGAAGAACTGCATGTGGCACAGTCTGCGGTCAGCCGCCAAATTCACCAGTTGGAGGAAGAGCTTGGCGTTCAATTGTTTATGCAGAAGGGAAGAAACCTGCAATTAACCCCGGTGGGACAGCTATTTTGCAAACGGGTAGACAGCATTCTGAAAGAACTGGATAAAGCGGTTGTTGAGGTCCACGAGTTTTTGGACCCGGAGCAAGGGGAAATTCGGATCGGATTTCCGCATAGTTTGGGGATTCATCTTATTCCGTCTGTTGTGGCCGAGTTCAAACGACGGTATCCTAACGTGAAATTCAGATTCAAACAGGGAATGTTTCCTTCGTTAATCCGGGACGTTATTTCGGCAGAGGTTGATCTGGCCTTCATTTCGCCGTTTCCGGAGAAACATGAACAAGTTGAGGGCGAGGTTATGCTTACTGAAGAGCTGTACGCGATTTTGCCTCCGAATCACCCGCTCGCCAAAGAAGAGAGTATTAAGCTTGATCAGCTGAAGGACGATAAATTCGTATTGTTCAGCAAAGGGTACTCTTTGCGGCCGATCGTTTGGCATGCTTGCCTGGAAGCGGGTTTTACGCCAAAAATCGCATTTGAGGGGGAAGAGACGGATACGATCCGGGGACTGGTTGCCGCAGGCATGGGCGTCAGCATCCTGCCGGAAATGGCCCTCTTCCAAACCAATCCGCTGCAGCCGGCGCGGGTAAGGATTTCGGAGCCAAAGGTGACGCGGACGATCGGGCTCATCCACCGTTCCGACGATAAGCTGCCGCGGGTCGCGCAAGCGTTCCGCACCTTTCTGCTCACCTACTTTGGACTGCAACAGCAAAACGAAAACCCAAAAAACACCCCGGTCGGTTCGTAA
- a CDS encoding rhomboid family intramembrane serine protease produces MLFVRYENWKSYLRYYPITTIIFVANIIMHLVVTFNGGASDPNTLLKFGALTNWDGYNEWWRYVSSIFLHGSFSHLLFNDFAILVFAPPLERLLGAWRYSLLYLLSGVIGNILSVAHYNRIGEALLTIGASGAIYGIYGAYLYIALLQRNWMDDSSRKTVYALLLVGIVFSFASGTEEFKVNWVAHLGGLVCGFFVYGLMARILKRRIKRSGHN; encoded by the coding sequence ATGTTATTTGTTCGATATGAGAATTGGAAAAGTTATCTAAGATATTACCCGATTACGACGATTATTTTTGTGGCGAATATCATTATGCATCTTGTCGTTACGTTCAATGGGGGCGCATCGGATCCGAACACACTCCTGAAATTCGGTGCTTTAACCAATTGGGACGGCTACAACGAGTGGTGGCGATACGTTTCGTCGATTTTTCTGCATGGAAGTTTTTCGCATCTTTTATTTAATGATTTCGCGATTTTGGTCTTTGCTCCCCCGCTTGAGCGTTTGCTTGGTGCATGGAGATATTCACTGCTTTATTTGCTGAGCGGCGTGATCGGCAACATTCTGTCCGTTGCGCATTATAACCGGATTGGGGAAGCGCTGCTTACGATTGGAGCGTCAGGAGCAATCTATGGCATCTACGGGGCCTATTTGTATATTGCTCTTCTACAGCGCAACTGGATGGATGATTCCTCCCGAAAAACGGTGTACGCGCTGCTTCTCGTCGGCATCGTTTTCTCGTTTGCTTCCGGAACCGAGGAATTTAAAGTGAACTGGGTGGCGCATCTGGGCGGACTGGTTTGCGGATTTTTCGTTTATGGTTTAATGGCAAGGATTTTGAAGAGAAGGATTAAAAGATCAGGTCATAACTAG
- the tpx gene encoding thiol peroxidase → MAQERTGAATFKGNPLTLVGPQLQAGDQAPDFTVSKNLLEQASLKDFEGKIKLISVVPSLDTGVCDAQTRRFNEEAGALGDDVIVLTISADLPFAQARWCGAAGVDRVVTLSDHKDMSFGQAYGVMIKEFRLDMRSIFVIDKNDKITYVEYLPEMTEHPDYEKAVAAVKALL, encoded by the coding sequence ATGGCACAAGAACGTACAGGTGCTGCAACTTTTAAAGGGAATCCGCTGACTCTGGTTGGACCGCAACTTCAAGCAGGCGACCAAGCTCCGGATTTTACCGTCAGCAAAAATTTGCTTGAACAAGCTTCTCTTAAAGATTTCGAAGGCAAAATCAAATTGATCAGCGTCGTTCCTTCCCTGGATACCGGCGTATGCGACGCCCAAACCCGCCGTTTCAACGAAGAGGCAGGCGCACTTGGCGATGATGTTATCGTTCTGACCATCAGTGCCGACCTTCCTTTCGCCCAAGCACGCTGGTGCGGAGCAGCCGGTGTAGACCGCGTCGTCACGCTTTCGGATCACAAAGATATGTCCTTTGGCCAAGCCTATGGGGTTATGATCAAGGAATTCCGCCTGGACATGCGTTCCATCTTCGTCATCGACAAAAACGATAAGATTACGTATGTGGAATACCTGCCAGAAATGACAGAGCATCCGGACTACGAAAAAGCGGTAGCGGCTGTTAAGGCACTGCTGTAA
- a CDS encoding DUF1499 domain-containing protein has translation MSLKRVLVGIVRSQEGTSDRAKDPKMKTRYYNLSKDKAWEEISSTLKKIPGYKVLHEVPSVGEITLEKRTSMGRTVDITVSVLSVGPVRSAVDMYSASRGSLGDLGANYRIILNLFSALDKKLGKYKDSK, from the coding sequence TTGTCGTTAAAAAGAGTTCTGGTAGGGATCGTTCGCAGTCAGGAAGGAACAAGCGACCGGGCAAAAGATCCTAAGATGAAGACGCGCTATTATAATTTATCGAAGGACAAGGCATGGGAGGAAATATCCTCAACATTAAAGAAAATTCCGGGCTATAAAGTCCTGCATGAGGTACCTTCCGTCGGAGAAATCACACTGGAGAAAAGAACTTCCATGGGAAGGACGGTCGATATCACGGTATCGGTACTGTCCGTCGGTCCGGTGCGAAGCGCAGTTGACATGTATTCGGCTTCAAGAGGTTCTTTGGGGGATTTGGGAGCGAACTACCGTATTATTCTGAACTTGTTTTCGGCTCTCGACAAGAAGTTAGGGAAATACAAGGATTCCAAATGA
- a CDS encoding YesL family protein: MEFKGAMGGIYKITEWITRFAFSNILWLLCSAPFFFFLMTRLMVTGVNESLQMNWAMGIVAPFTLFPATAALFAVVRKWVMGDPDVKIFSLFFRSYKENYKQSMIGGIFYVLLLVIMMVDYTIYMTQFKNMQIIGIVMLVLLIVLFVSLFNFFSMIVHYHMKLGQILKNAVLITIIRPFRVIMTVLGSAAVLFFGFKYPALIFFFGGSLIAYWAFYNFYATFTKMQDQAEKLKQKEQEEQEASEGEESDDPSDSEPDDDDSRVKEEGKKE; encoded by the coding sequence TTGGAATTTAAAGGTGCAATGGGCGGTATTTACAAAATTACAGAATGGATTACCCGCTTTGCTTTCAGCAACATCCTGTGGCTGTTATGTTCGGCTCCGTTTTTCTTTTTTTTGATGACCAGATTGATGGTAACCGGCGTTAACGAATCGTTGCAAATGAACTGGGCCATGGGTATTGTGGCACCGTTTACATTGTTTCCGGCTACGGCGGCGCTGTTTGCGGTGGTCCGTAAATGGGTGATGGGCGATCCTGATGTGAAGATCTTCAGCTTGTTTTTCAGATCTTACAAAGAAAATTACAAGCAAAGTATGATCGGGGGCATATTTTACGTCCTGCTGCTGGTGATCATGATGGTTGATTATACCATCTACATGACGCAGTTCAAAAACATGCAGATCATCGGTATCGTTATGCTCGTATTATTGATTGTGCTTTTTGTCTCGTTGTTTAATTTCTTTTCGATGATTGTTCATTATCATATGAAACTTGGACAAATCCTGAAAAATGCGGTGCTCATCACGATCATCCGTCCATTTCGCGTCATTATGACGGTTCTCGGCAGCGCGGCCGTGCTTTTCTTTGGCTTTAAATATCCTGCGCTCATATTCTTCTTCGGCGGAAGTTTAATCGCTTATTGGGCATTTTACAATTTTTACGCGACGTTCACAAAAATGCAGGATCAGGCCGAGAAGCTTAAACAGAAAGAGCAGGAAGAACAAGAGGCGTCCGAGGGAGAAGAGTCTGACGATCCGTCGGATTCGGAACCTGATGACGATGATTCGCGCGTTAAAGAAGAGGGTAAAAAAGAATAG
- a CDS encoding sporulation protein YjcZ codes for MSHVAGYGYGHGLWGSTGAILVLFILLVIITRAFIW; via the coding sequence ATGTCTCATGTTGCCGGATACGGATATGGTCATGGTCTGTGGGGTTCCACAGGTGCGATCCTTGTGCTGTTTATACTGCTTGTGATTATTACCCGGGCATTTATTTGGTAA
- a CDS encoding DEAD/DEAH box helicase, translating into MKNFADLGLEPKVLRAITELGFEEATPIQAQSIPIAMTGRDLIGQAQTGTGKTAAFGIPLINKISKDTDKIVALVMTPTRELAIQVAEEIGKLTRFKGIGSLPIYGGQDIGRQIRALKKKPQIIIGTPGRLLDHINRKTIRLDDVQTVILDEADEMLDMGFMDDIQSILKLVPEERQTMLFSATMPPNIQRLAQQFLKNPEHVSVVPKQVSAPLIDQAYIEVPERQKFEALCRLIDMESPELAIVFGRTKRRVDELSEALQKRGYSADGLHGDLSQNQRDTVMRKFRDGSIDVLVATDVAARGLDVSGVTHVVNFDLPQDPESYVHRIGRTGRAGKEGSAWSFVTPREIDHLHLIERITRHRIARKPLPTLAEAIEGKQRVIAERLMETIESGELNEYKGLAIQLLEQYDSVQLLSGAMKMLTGEKRDSEIQLTPEEPIRVKRRYNNGKPDLRNGRRPSGNYGGFRGNNSGRGGYNRDRDNSGRGGYNRNNGDRKPRTNNSERRPSSKRDESYNS; encoded by the coding sequence TTGAAAAATTTCGCAGATTTAGGCTTGGAACCAAAGGTTCTCCGGGCCATTACAGAGCTTGGATTCGAGGAAGCCACACCTATTCAGGCGCAATCGATTCCGATTGCCATGACCGGCCGCGATTTGATCGGGCAGGCACAAACCGGTACAGGGAAAACCGCAGCTTTCGGTATTCCGCTAATCAACAAGATCTCCAAAGATACGGATAAAATCGTTGCGCTCGTTATGACGCCAACCCGCGAGTTGGCCATTCAGGTCGCGGAAGAAATCGGCAAATTGACCCGTTTCAAAGGAATCGGTTCGCTGCCAATCTACGGCGGTCAAGATATTGGACGTCAGATCCGCGCGCTGAAGAAAAAACCTCAAATCATTATTGGTACCCCAGGCCGGTTGCTGGACCATATCAACCGCAAAACCATCCGTCTGGACGATGTACAAACCGTTATTTTGGACGAAGCTGACGAAATGCTGGACATGGGCTTTATGGATGATATCCAATCCATCCTGAAGCTGGTTCCGGAAGAACGCCAAACCATGCTTTTCTCCGCAACAATGCCGCCTAACATTCAAAGACTTGCTCAGCAATTTTTGAAAAATCCTGAACATGTATCGGTAGTACCTAAACAAGTGAGCGCTCCGCTTATTGATCAAGCCTATATCGAAGTGCCTGAACGCCAGAAGTTCGAAGCACTTTGCCGTTTGATCGACATGGAGTCTCCTGAGCTTGCGATCGTATTCGGCCGTACCAAACGCCGGGTCGATGAACTTTCTGAAGCGCTGCAAAAACGCGGCTACTCTGCGGACGGCCTTCATGGCGACTTGTCCCAGAACCAACGCGATACCGTCATGCGCAAATTCCGCGACGGCAGCATCGACGTATTGGTAGCGACAGACGTGGCTGCACGCGGTCTGGATGTTTCCGGCGTCACACATGTCGTTAACTTTGACCTTCCGCAGGATCCGGAAAGTTATGTACACCGGATCGGACGTACGGGCCGCGCGGGCAAAGAAGGCAGCGCATGGTCCTTTGTAACGCCGCGTGAAATCGATCATCTGCACTTGATCGAACGGATTACGCGTCATCGCATTGCCCGCAAACCGCTGCCAACGCTGGCTGAAGCTATCGAAGGCAAACAGCGCGTTATTGCGGAACGTTTGATGGAAACGATCGAATCCGGTGAATTGAACGAATATAAGGGCCTGGCAATCCAGTTGCTTGAGCAGTACGATTCCGTACAGCTTCTGTCCGGTGCGATGAAAATGCTGACAGGCGAGAAACGCGACTCCGAAATCCAATTGACTCCGGAAGAGCCGATCCGCGTGAAACGCCGTTACAACAACGGCAAACCGGATCTCCGCAACGGCCGCAGACCGTCCGGCAACTACGGCGGGTTCCGTGGAAACAACAGCGGCAGAGGCGGATATAACCGCGATCGCGACAATAGCGGCCGCGGCGGATACAACCGCAACAACGGCGACCGTAAGCCGCGCACGAATAATAGCGAAAGACGCCCTTCTTCGAAGCGGGATGAATCCTATAACAGCTAA
- a CDS encoding YitT family protein, protein MRLSNVWKYLVVILGAAFIACGFNLFLVPHQLLSGGVSGLSMLVNYFTRMDLSILYFAFNVPILVAGWFQLGKRFIVLSIVSVVATTWFIAIVPVHALSSDTLLASVFGGVLVGIGAGISFRAGGSSGGFDIVGSIVTRYRDFPVGNVLVAMNGLVILAAGYLQQDWNLALASMISIFVSGKVVNFIHISHYKVTVYIITNETDALLTKLLELPRGVTKIKTEGAFSHKSKDMLMTVTTRYELQELKRIIKQTDPKAFVNIVETVGIMGSFRRG, encoded by the coding sequence GTGAGGCTCAGCAATGTCTGGAAGTATTTGGTCGTCATTCTGGGGGCAGCGTTTATCGCATGCGGATTCAATCTTTTCCTGGTTCCCCATCAGCTATTAAGCGGGGGCGTATCGGGGCTTTCCATGTTAGTGAATTATTTTACGCGCATGGATCTAAGTATTTTGTATTTTGCATTTAACGTTCCGATCTTGGTCGCCGGTTGGTTCCAACTGGGCAAGCGTTTTATCGTGCTTAGCATTGTATCCGTCGTGGCCACGACCTGGTTTATTGCGATCGTGCCTGTTCATGCATTGTCATCCGACACGCTGCTCGCATCGGTCTTCGGAGGCGTTTTGGTCGGAATTGGAGCAGGCATTTCCTTCAGGGCGGGCGGTTCCTCGGGGGGGTTCGACATTGTCGGCTCCATCGTAACGCGCTACCGCGATTTTCCGGTCGGCAATGTGCTTGTTGCCATGAACGGGCTGGTTATTCTCGCCGCCGGATATCTGCAGCAGGACTGGAACCTGGCCTTGGCTTCGATGATATCGATCTTCGTGTCGGGCAAGGTCGTGAATTTTATCCATATCAGCCACTACAAGGTCACCGTATATATCATTACCAATGAAACGGATGCGCTTCTGACCAAACTGCTCGAGCTTCCCCGCGGCGTTACGAAAATCAAAACCGAAGGTGCGTTTTCCCATAAATCCAAAGACATGCTGATGACGGTTACCACCCGGTACGAGCTGCAAGAACTGAAGCGGATCATCAAACAAACCGATCCGAAGGCTTTCGTCAATATCGTCGAAACCGTAGGTATTATGGGTTCGTTCCGCAGAGGCTGA
- a CDS encoding putative glycoside hydrolase: MNIIWALLMLLGSAAQHPQNDSQQVAKIIGSSFHSALIASLQKDVPVSADHPPVKVDPQTNAPKVKGVYVTAYSAGGSRMQQLLDLVDKTDLNAMVIDIKDDAGYITYKTDNPDLIKKGHPQPFIRDINGLMDRLKQHQVYPIARIVVFKDTVLAKKRPDLSFVNSDGTVWKNGKGDSFVNPFNKEVWDYNVEIAKEAAKLGFKEIQFDYVRFPEGFEKRADSLKYFKNGKSRVDAVAEFVQYARKQLAPLGIRVSVDIFGYAASVPAAEGIGQDFNKISENVDVISPMIYPSHYTQGWFGSKDPDKEPYRTIKGSITDTFKKLDPLADQKPIVRPWIQDFTASWLGSGHYIKYGKSQVEEQIRALKDMHVDEYLLWNATNRYSSGVEYK, from the coding sequence ATGAATATCATCTGGGCTTTGCTGATGTTATTGGGAAGCGCGGCGCAACATCCGCAGAACGACAGTCAGCAAGTCGCCAAAATCATTGGATCATCCTTTCATTCAGCCCTGATCGCTTCCCTGCAAAAAGACGTACCCGTAAGCGCCGACCATCCACCGGTCAAAGTGGATCCCCAGACTAACGCTCCCAAGGTAAAAGGGGTATACGTTACGGCTTATAGCGCCGGAGGCTCCCGCATGCAGCAGCTTCTGGATCTTGTAGACAAAACGGATCTGAACGCCATGGTCATCGACATCAAAGATGATGCGGGATACATAACCTACAAAACGGACAACCCCGATCTGATCAAAAAAGGCCATCCACAGCCTTTCATTCGCGATATCAACGGACTGATGGACCGTCTGAAGCAGCATCAGGTATATCCGATTGCGCGCATCGTCGTGTTCAAAGATACGGTTCTTGCCAAAAAACGTCCTGATCTTTCTTTCGTCAACAGCGATGGAACCGTATGGAAAAACGGCAAAGGCGACAGCTTCGTCAACCCGTTCAACAAAGAAGTATGGGATTATAACGTGGAAATCGCCAAAGAAGCGGCCAAGTTGGGTTTTAAGGAAATCCAGTTCGATTATGTCCGCTTTCCGGAAGGATTCGAAAAACGCGCCGATTCCTTGAAATACTTCAAGAACGGTAAGTCCCGGGTAGACGCCGTGGCCGAATTCGTTCAATATGCCCGCAAACAGCTCGCGCCACTGGGCATACGCGTATCGGTCGACATTTTTGGTTATGCGGCTTCGGTACCCGCAGCGGAAGGGATCGGTCAGGACTTCAACAAGATATCCGAAAACGTGGATGTCATCAGTCCGATGATCTATCCAAGCCATTATACCCAAGGCTGGTTCGGCTCCAAGGATCCCGACAAGGAACCTTACCGGACGATCAAAGGATCGATAACGGATACCTTCAAAAAACTCGATCCCCTTGCAGATCAGAAGCCTATTGTGCGGCCATGGATCCAGGATTTCACCGCAAGCTGGCTCGGCAGCGGTCACTACATCAAATATGGCAAATCTCAAGTCGAAGAACAGATTCGCGCCTTAAAGGATATGCATGTTGACGAATACCTGCTTTGGAATGCCACGAACCGGTATTCCTCAGGCGTTGAATATAAGTGA